A genomic segment from Nicotiana tabacum cultivar K326 chromosome 9, ASM71507v2, whole genome shotgun sequence encodes:
- the LOC107759072 gene encoding uncharacterized protein At4g15970-like isoform X2 translates to MLASASLTLSSPHVQPLMCPLPREEYRLEKVLKNAAMEDKTVILTTLNEAWAAPNSVVDLFLESFRIGDHTRRLLNHLVIIALDEKAFTRCLSLHIHCYALVTEGVDFSKEAYFMFPDYLKMMWRRIDFLRVVLEMGYNFVFTDADVMWFRDPFPHFYKDADFQIACDHFSGKPDDVGNRPNGGFNHVRSNNRSIEFYKFWYSSREMYPSLHDQDVLNNIKNDSFIRDIGLKMRFLDTAYFGGFCEPSKNLSEVCTMHANCCFGLESKLHDLRILLQDWKSFLSLPPAQKISSAVSWRVPQNCSLDSLRRYAPPPLDVEELNRRRRLVRIL, encoded by the exons ATGTTGGCTTCCGCATCCCTGACTCTTTCATCACCTCACGTGCAACCCCTAATGTGTCCGCTTCCTCG TGAGGAGTACAGGCTTGAGAAAGTATTGAAGAATGCTGCTATGGAGGATAAAACAGTGATCTTAACGACTTTGAATGAAGCGTGGGCTGCTCCGAATTCAGTTGTTGATCTATTTCTTGAAAGTTTTAGGATCGGAGATCACACCCGTAGGCTTTTGAATCATTTAGTGATTATCGCACTTGACGAGAAGGCATTCACTAGATGCTTGTCTTTACATATTCATTGCTATGCACTAGTGACTGAAGGGGTTGATTTTTCAAAGGAAGCTTATTTCATGTTCCCTGACTATTTGAAGATGATGTGGAGAAGGATCGACTTTTTAAGAGTGGTGCTTGAAATGGGATACAACTTTGTCTTCACG GATGCTGATGTCATGTGGTTCAGAGATCCATTTCCTCACTTTTACAAGGACGCAGACTTTCAGATAGCATGTGATCATTTCTCAGGCAAACCTGATGATGTGGGGAATAGACCTAATGGTGGTTTCAATCATGTGAGGTCGAATAACAGATCAATTGAATTTTACAAGTTCTGGTATTCGTCACGAGAAATGTATCCAAGTTTGCATGATCAAGATGTTCTTAACAATATCAAGAACGATTCCTTCATTAGGGACATTGGTCTCAAAATGAGATTCTTGGACACTGCATACTTTGGTGGATTTTGTGAACCTAGCAAAAATTTGAGTGAAGTTTGTACAATGCATGCTAATTGCTGTTTTGGACTGGAAAGCAAACTTCATGATCTTAGAATCCTGCTTCAAGACTGGAAAAGCTTCTTGTCATTGCCACCAGCACAGAAGATATCATCGGCTGTATCATGGCGAGTTCCTCAAAACTGCAG TCTTGATTCTCTCCGTCGCTATGCTCCACCACCATTGGATGTAGAAGAGTTGAACAGACGTAGAAGATTAGTcagaattttgtga
- the LOC107759072 gene encoding uncharacterized protein At4g15970-like isoform X1, with product MLADFLPSKAITTTANSSLVVRRIATVALVLAAASFSCFVLYRAGENVGFRIPDSFITSRATPNVSASSDSEEYRLEKVLKNAAMEDKTVILTTLNEAWAAPNSVVDLFLESFRIGDHTRRLLNHLVIIALDEKAFTRCLSLHIHCYALVTEGVDFSKEAYFMFPDYLKMMWRRIDFLRVVLEMGYNFVFTDADVMWFRDPFPHFYKDADFQIACDHFSGKPDDVGNRPNGGFNHVRSNNRSIEFYKFWYSSREMYPSLHDQDVLNNIKNDSFIRDIGLKMRFLDTAYFGGFCEPSKNLSEVCTMHANCCFGLESKLHDLRILLQDWKSFLSLPPAQKISSAVSWRVPQNCSLDSLRRYAPPPLDVEELNRRRRLVRIL from the exons ATGTTAGCTGATTTTTTGCCGTCGAAGGCAATTACTACTACAGCGAATTCCAGTTTGGTTGTTCGTCGCATCGCTACGGTAGCACTTGTCCTAGCTGCCGCTTCTTTCTCTTGTTTCGTCCTTTATAGAGCCGGTGAAAATGTTGGCTTCCGCATCCCTGACTCTTTCATCACCTCACGTGCAACCCCTAATGTGTCCGCTTCCTCG GATAGTGAGGAGTACAGGCTTGAGAAAGTATTGAAGAATGCTGCTATGGAGGATAAAACAGTGATCTTAACGACTTTGAATGAAGCGTGGGCTGCTCCGAATTCAGTTGTTGATCTATTTCTTGAAAGTTTTAGGATCGGAGATCACACCCGTAGGCTTTTGAATCATTTAGTGATTATCGCACTTGACGAGAAGGCATTCACTAGATGCTTGTCTTTACATATTCATTGCTATGCACTAGTGACTGAAGGGGTTGATTTTTCAAAGGAAGCTTATTTCATGTTCCCTGACTATTTGAAGATGATGTGGAGAAGGATCGACTTTTTAAGAGTGGTGCTTGAAATGGGATACAACTTTGTCTTCACG GATGCTGATGTCATGTGGTTCAGAGATCCATTTCCTCACTTTTACAAGGACGCAGACTTTCAGATAGCATGTGATCATTTCTCAGGCAAACCTGATGATGTGGGGAATAGACCTAATGGTGGTTTCAATCATGTGAGGTCGAATAACAGATCAATTGAATTTTACAAGTTCTGGTATTCGTCACGAGAAATGTATCCAAGTTTGCATGATCAAGATGTTCTTAACAATATCAAGAACGATTCCTTCATTAGGGACATTGGTCTCAAAATGAGATTCTTGGACACTGCATACTTTGGTGGATTTTGTGAACCTAGCAAAAATTTGAGTGAAGTTTGTACAATGCATGCTAATTGCTGTTTTGGACTGGAAAGCAAACTTCATGATCTTAGAATCCTGCTTCAAGACTGGAAAAGCTTCTTGTCATTGCCACCAGCACAGAAGATATCATCGGCTGTATCATGGCGAGTTCCTCAAAACTGCAG TCTTGATTCTCTCCGTCGCTATGCTCCACCACCATTGGATGTAGAAGAGTTGAACAGACGTAGAAGATTAGTcagaattttgtga
- the LOC142163988 gene encoding uncharacterized protein LOC142163988, with protein sequence MADFLVLFENMAGGNNELRERITKLEALIGNVPEGGEIQTLMTRLAYLEAELARLSQENANLKNERVYFHAIHVQDEKEKVILTSMHLSEDAKLWWCTRVTEDESMGIPKIKSWERLKKELKDQFLLINSSWIVRDKLKRLRQTGSVRAYVKEFTSLILSISNMSEEEKLQNFMSELQ encoded by the exons ATGGCAGATTTCTTGGTCTTGTTTGAGAACATGGCCGGTGGTAACAATGAATTGCGGGAAAGGATAACGAAACTAGAGGCATTGATTGGAAATGTTCCTGAAGGTGGCGAAATTCAGACCCTCATGACAAGGCTTGCCTACCTTGAGGCAGAATTGGCAAGGCTAAGTCAAGAGAATGCGAATCTGAAAAATGAGAGAGTG TACTTTCATGCTATTCATGTGCAAGATGAGAAGGAAAAAGTAATCTTGACTAGCATGCATTTGAGTGAAGATGCTAAGTTATGGTGGTGCACTCGTGTAACTGAAGATGAAAGTATGGGCATACCAAAGATTAAGTCGTGGGAACGGCTTaaaaaggagttgaaggatcagttccTTCTTATCAATTCATCTTGGATTGTTAGAGATAAACTGAAAAGGTTGAGGCAAACCGGATCAGTGAGAGCCTATGTCAAAGAGTTCACTTCCTTGATATTGAGCATAAGCAATATGTCGgaagaagaaaaattacaaaacttcATGAGCGAGCTGCAGTAG